A single region of the Polyangiaceae bacterium genome encodes:
- a CDS encoding MATE family efflux transporter — MSPDPSRRKRILALALPIIGGMVSQNVLNLVDTLMVSQLGDAALAGVGLGSFANFMCTAFITGLSAGVQAMSARRLGEGRESEKAIPLNGGLLLAAVIGVPASALLIWLAPRFFPLLADQAPVSAVGAPYLQARLTAMVAIGMNFSFRGYFNGVGLSRLYLRTLLVMHATNVVVSYALIFGVAGLPAYGSLGAGIGSAIATWVGTGTYVALALRHARSSGFLRGLPDRETTRTMTRLSLPAGLQQFFFATGMTALFAIIGRVGTAELAASNVLLNLLLVALLPAMGFGLAAASLVGQALGREDKEDARRWAWDVVRIATVAITLIALPALIAPDLLLSPFLHDAETLGMARWPLRLIAIGMPFDTLGMVLMFSMQGAGDTRTVLIVSVLLQWVLLLPTVYLVGPVLGFGLIGIWLVQAGYRGLQAGVFVGLWRRGGWADVRV, encoded by the coding sequence ATGTCGCCGGATCCCAGTCGACGGAAGCGCATCCTCGCGCTGGCGCTTCCCATCATCGGCGGCATGGTGAGCCAGAACGTACTGAACCTGGTGGACACCTTGATGGTGAGCCAGCTGGGGGACGCGGCGCTGGCGGGCGTGGGCCTCGGGAGCTTCGCGAACTTCATGTGCACCGCCTTCATCACGGGGCTGTCCGCTGGGGTTCAAGCGATGAGCGCACGGCGCCTCGGGGAAGGTCGCGAGAGCGAGAAGGCCATCCCCCTGAACGGCGGGCTCTTGCTCGCGGCGGTCATCGGCGTGCCGGCGAGCGCGCTCTTGATCTGGCTCGCGCCGCGCTTCTTTCCGCTGCTCGCGGATCAAGCTCCGGTGAGCGCCGTGGGCGCGCCCTACCTGCAAGCGCGGCTCACCGCCATGGTCGCCATCGGCATGAACTTCAGCTTCCGTGGCTACTTCAACGGTGTGGGCCTGTCGCGGCTGTACCTACGTACGCTGCTGGTGATGCACGCGACCAACGTGGTGGTCAGCTATGCGTTGATCTTCGGCGTCGCGGGACTGCCCGCCTATGGATCGTTGGGCGCAGGTATCGGCAGCGCCATCGCCACCTGGGTCGGGACCGGAACGTACGTGGCGCTGGCTCTTCGCCACGCGAGGAGCTCGGGCTTCTTGCGGGGTCTGCCGGATCGCGAAACCACCCGCACCATGACGCGACTGAGCTTGCCGGCAGGGCTGCAGCAGTTCTTCTTCGCCACCGGCATGACGGCGCTGTTCGCGATCATCGGCCGTGTGGGCACGGCAGAGCTCGCGGCCTCCAACGTGCTCCTGAACTTGCTCCTGGTCGCGCTGCTGCCGGCGATGGGCTTCGGACTGGCGGCGGCTTCTCTCGTGGGCCAGGCCCTGGGACGCGAAGACAAGGAGGACGCGCGGCGTTGGGCCTGGGACGTCGTGCGCATCGCGACGGTGGCCATCACCCTCATCGCGCTGCCGGCGTTGATCGCTCCGGACCTGCTGCTCTCGCCCTTCCTCCACGACGCGGAGACACTGGGCATGGCACGCTGGCCGTTGCGGCTGATCGCCATCGGCATGCCCTTCGACACGCTGGGCATGGTGCTGATGTTCTCCATGCAGGGCGCGGGGGACACGCGCACGGTGCTGATCGTGAGCGTGCTCTTGCAGTGGGTGCTGCTGCTGCCCACGGTGTACCTCGTGGGGCCCGTCCTCGGCTTCGGTCTGATCGGGATCTGGTTGGTGCAGGCCGGCTACCGCGGGCTGCAAGCGGGCGTGTTCGTTGGGCTCTGGCGCCGCGGCGGCTGGGCCGACGTGCGCGTCTAA
- a CDS encoding PQQ-dependent sugar dehydrogenase, producing the protein MRLNLRLGWTLALFAGLALPAAACGSDDSSGGSGGGGAQDGGAGTGGTSGTGGGNTGGTAGTGATAGTGGAAGGGGSAGTGGASGGGGASGSGGTGGQTLFNCDPPTGSAPALKLVKVDDGFARPLTANSPDGDTARIFVGEQHAGKVNIIKNGSTLPTPFLDISDRVISSGNERGLLDIAFHPNFMQNGRFFVHYTADGTTASSGSTVVSEFTVSPPTSDTVDASTEKVLLTQAQPESNHNGGTLEFGPDGMLYIGLGDGGGANDQHGSIGNGQSTDTLLGKMLRIDVDGAKASGKEYGIPSGNMTGAGVPPELWAYGLRNPWRSTFDACTGDLYIADVGQGQWEEIDVQPKNASSGINYGWRVMEGTHCFNPSNGCDQSGKQLPVAEYQHTGGNCSVTGGYVYRGSAIPGLRGTYIYADYCTGNFWTFAWTGGAVTPKNITSEINPGNALKQIVSFGQDASGELYVVVEGEASPPGAVYRIEAQ; encoded by the coding sequence ATGAGACTGAATCTTCGGCTTGGATGGACTCTTGCGCTCTTCGCCGGCCTGGCGCTGCCAGCGGCAGCCTGCGGCAGCGATGACAGCAGCGGCGGCAGTGGTGGTGGCGGCGCTCAAGATGGTGGCGCAGGCACCGGTGGCACCAGCGGCACGGGCGGTGGAAACACCGGCGGGACCGCGGGCACCGGTGCCACCGCGGGCACGGGTGGCGCTGCGGGGGGCGGCGGCTCGGCGGGAACCGGCGGCGCTTCCGGCGGCGGTGGCGCTTCCGGCAGCGGCGGGACTGGCGGCCAGACCCTGTTCAACTGCGACCCGCCGACGGGAAGCGCACCCGCGCTCAAGCTCGTGAAGGTGGACGACGGCTTCGCTCGCCCGCTCACGGCCAACAGTCCCGACGGCGACACGGCGCGGATCTTCGTCGGCGAGCAGCACGCCGGCAAGGTCAACATCATCAAGAACGGCAGCACGCTGCCAACGCCGTTCCTGGACATCTCCGACCGGGTCATCAGCAGTGGCAACGAGCGCGGGCTCCTGGATATCGCCTTCCACCCGAACTTCATGCAGAACGGCCGCTTCTTCGTGCACTACACGGCGGACGGCACCACGGCGTCTTCGGGCTCCACCGTGGTGAGCGAGTTCACGGTGTCGCCCCCCACTTCTGACACGGTGGACGCCAGCACCGAGAAGGTGCTGCTCACGCAAGCGCAGCCGGAGAGCAACCACAACGGCGGCACGCTGGAGTTCGGACCGGACGGCATGCTGTACATCGGCCTGGGAGACGGCGGCGGCGCCAACGACCAGCACGGCAGCATCGGCAACGGCCAGAGCACGGACACGCTGCTCGGCAAGATGCTGCGCATCGACGTGGATGGCGCCAAGGCCAGCGGCAAGGAGTACGGCATCCCCAGCGGCAACATGACCGGCGCGGGCGTGCCGCCGGAGCTGTGGGCCTACGGTCTGCGCAACCCGTGGCGCTCCACCTTCGACGCCTGCACCGGCGACCTGTACATCGCCGACGTGGGCCAGGGGCAGTGGGAGGAGATCGACGTCCAGCCCAAGAACGCGTCCAGCGGCATCAACTACGGCTGGCGCGTGATGGAAGGGACGCACTGCTTCAACCCTTCGAATGGCTGCGACCAGTCCGGCAAGCAGCTTCCCGTCGCGGAGTATCAGCACACCGGCGGGAACTGCAGCGTCACCGGCGGTTACGTGTACCGCGGCTCGGCCATTCCCGGGCTTCGCGGCACGTATATCTACGCGGACTACTGCACGGGGAACTTCTGGACCTTTGCCTGGACCGGCGGCGCCGTGACACCGAAGAACATCACTTCGGAGATCAACCCCGGCAACGCCCTCAAGCAGATCGTTTCCTTCGGGCAAGACGCCAGCGGTGAGCTGTACGTGGTGGTGGAGGGCGAAGCCTCACCGCCCGGTGCGGTCTATCGCATCGAAGCTCAGTAG
- a CDS encoding zinc-dependent alcohol dehydrogenase family protein: protein MRAMVLSRAGTPLELRKVPVPKPGPDQLLVHIRCCGVCRTDLHVLDGELTEPKLPLILGHQIVGTIAEVGSEVDGFKAGQRIGVPWLGSTCGRCRYCRTERENLCDAARFTGYQIDGGYAEYAVVNPRFALPLPGSYPDLAVAPLLCAGLIGYRSLVMTGDAERVGLYGFGSSAHIIAQVARYQGRRVFAFTRPKDQLGQEFARSLGVEWAGGSDEKPPEELDAAIIFAPAGTLVPRALEAVAKGGVVVCAGIHMSDIPSFPYELLWGERVVRSVANLTRLDGEEFLELAPRIPVEAQVTRYSLEDANQALTDLRDGNFSGAAVLMVG, encoded by the coding sequence ATGCGCGCCATGGTGCTGTCCCGAGCCGGCACCCCGTTGGAGCTCAGGAAGGTGCCCGTCCCGAAGCCCGGGCCGGATCAGCTCTTGGTGCACATCCGCTGCTGTGGCGTGTGTCGCACGGATCTGCACGTGCTCGACGGCGAGCTCACGGAGCCCAAGCTCCCGCTGATCCTGGGACATCAGATCGTGGGCACCATCGCCGAGGTGGGCAGCGAGGTCGACGGCTTCAAGGCGGGGCAGCGCATTGGCGTGCCCTGGCTCGGCAGCACCTGTGGTCGCTGTCGCTACTGCCGCACGGAGCGGGAGAACCTGTGCGACGCCGCCCGCTTCACCGGCTATCAAATCGATGGCGGCTACGCCGAGTACGCCGTCGTGAATCCGCGCTTTGCCCTGCCGCTGCCGGGCTCGTATCCGGATCTCGCCGTGGCCCCGCTCTTGTGCGCCGGGCTCATCGGGTATCGCTCGTTGGTGATGACGGGAGACGCCGAGCGCGTGGGACTGTACGGCTTCGGTTCTTCGGCCCATATCATCGCGCAGGTCGCGCGCTACCAAGGACGGCGGGTGTTCGCCTTCACGCGCCCGAAGGACCAACTGGGGCAGGAGTTCGCCCGCAGCCTGGGAGTGGAGTGGGCCGGGGGCTCGGACGAGAAACCACCGGAGGAGCTCGACGCCGCCATCATCTTCGCGCCGGCGGGAACGCTGGTCCCTCGCGCCCTCGAGGCGGTCGCCAAGGGCGGCGTGGTGGTGTGCGCCGGCATCCACATGAGCGACATCCCCTCGTTCCCCTACGAGCTCTTGTGGGGTGAGCGCGTGGTGCGGTCGGTGGCCAATCTCACGCGCCTCGACGGTGAAGAGTTCCTCGAGCTGGCACCGCGTATCCCGGTGGAGGCGCAGGTCACGCGCTACTCTCTGGAAGACGCCAATCAGGCGCTGACGGATCTTCGGGACGGCAACTTCTCCGGTGCCGCCGTGCTCATGGTCGGCTGA
- a CDS encoding dienelactone hydrolase family protein — protein sequence MREIELGPLTVRLTGGSDREGGGDGPVVVLLHGFGAPGTDLVGLWRQLSAPEGTRFAFPEGPLALDIESPFQLGDARAWWPLDVQALEKALVTGNLDALSEREPDGMAAARAKVIEMLDALEVELGVSGDRVVLGGFSQGAMLSLDVALRTERPLAGLVQMSGTLLCKTEWSALMPKRRGLPVLQSHGRQDPLLPFSLAEELRDLMTAAGLDVHFVPFNGEHGISDGVLEELNAFVMRALSRP from the coding sequence ATGCGCGAGATCGAGCTGGGTCCCCTCACCGTTCGTCTGACCGGCGGGAGCGACCGCGAAGGCGGCGGGGACGGACCCGTCGTGGTGCTGCTCCACGGCTTCGGTGCGCCGGGTACGGATCTGGTCGGGCTGTGGCGACAGCTCTCGGCGCCCGAAGGAACGCGCTTCGCATTTCCGGAAGGGCCGCTGGCTCTCGACATCGAGTCGCCCTTTCAGCTGGGTGACGCCCGGGCGTGGTGGCCGTTGGACGTTCAGGCGCTGGAGAAGGCGCTGGTGACGGGTAATCTCGACGCCCTCAGCGAACGCGAGCCCGACGGAATGGCGGCGGCGCGGGCGAAGGTGATCGAGATGCTCGACGCGCTGGAAGTCGAGCTCGGCGTGAGCGGCGACCGCGTGGTGCTGGGGGGATTCTCGCAAGGGGCGATGCTGTCCCTCGACGTGGCGCTGCGCACGGAGCGCCCGCTCGCGGGCTTGGTGCAGATGAGCGGCACGCTGCTGTGCAAGACGGAGTGGAGCGCGCTGATGCCCAAGCGGCGCGGCTTGCCCGTGCTGCAGAGCCATGGCCGTCAGGATCCACTGCTGCCCTTCTCGCTCGCAGAAGAGCTACGGGATCTGATGACGGCAGCGGGGCTCGACGTGCATTTCGTGCCCTTCAACGGCGAGCACGGCATCTCCGACGGCGTGCTGGAGGAGCTGAACGCGTTCGTGATGCGAGCGCTCAGCCGACCATGA
- a CDS encoding outer membrane beta-barrel protein: MAAEDRRGFELMLRPGYGSAGDKSPVVYEPAGLAVLANPPGSGDVYGGKSGIYGGGFAGDVSAGYRFLPFMSAGVYAEMRSSSAKDPKDDTTDLSRSAWGTGFYVRGYLPTLHEKIDPWVSLGVGYVQDTQTYKRAVTGSAEWTLRHHGVAVPLGLGVDYRVADFFAVGPSFRYSFVNQAGGCLEVSAQTALGSATNKQCTDADEFRRITKTNSYGAWSVGLDLRLTLH; this comes from the coding sequence ATGGCGGCAGAGGACCGGCGCGGCTTCGAGCTCATGCTGCGTCCCGGCTACGGCTCGGCGGGCGACAAGTCTCCCGTGGTGTATGAACCCGCGGGTCTCGCGGTGCTCGCCAACCCGCCCGGCTCGGGCGACGTGTATGGCGGCAAGTCCGGGATCTACGGCGGCGGCTTCGCGGGTGACGTCTCGGCCGGGTATCGGTTCTTGCCGTTCATGAGCGCCGGCGTGTACGCGGAGATGCGCTCTTCCAGCGCCAAGGACCCCAAGGACGACACCACGGATCTGTCGCGGTCGGCGTGGGGCACCGGTTTCTACGTCCGCGGCTATTTGCCGACGCTGCACGAGAAGATCGACCCATGGGTGTCCCTCGGCGTCGGCTACGTGCAGGACACGCAGACGTACAAGCGCGCCGTCACGGGCAGCGCGGAGTGGACCTTGCGCCACCACGGCGTCGCCGTGCCCCTCGGCCTCGGCGTGGACTACCGCGTGGCGGACTTCTTCGCCGTGGGGCCGTCCTTCCGCTACAGCTTCGTCAATCAGGCGGGCGGCTGCCTCGAGGTGAGCGCGCAGACGGCCCTCGGGTCCGCCACCAACAAGCAGTGCACCGACGCCGACGAATTCCGTCGCATCACCAAGACGAACAGCTACGGCGCGTGGTCCGTGGGCCTCGATCTGCGGCTGACCTTGCACTGA
- a CDS encoding TetR/AcrR family transcriptional regulator gives MVWDVEPRRRYHHGDLRRALVHAAAELLREGGQDALTLRAVARRSGVSHSAPYRHFSDRAALLSAVAAHAFADLVACIHAAPPSPEAAATEIVRFALDAPERYRLMSDTLASGQSAVLGALERSAPGHAQAVWALAHGAALLGLAGAVSDPVRLAERGARALGDY, from the coding sequence ATGGTTTGGGACGTGGAGCCTCGGCGCCGTTACCACCACGGAGATCTCCGGCGCGCGCTCGTGCACGCGGCGGCAGAGCTGTTGCGTGAAGGGGGACAGGATGCCCTCACCCTCCGCGCCGTCGCGCGCCGCTCGGGCGTCTCCCACAGCGCGCCCTACCGCCACTTCTCGGATCGCGCTGCGCTGCTGTCTGCGGTAGCCGCCCATGCCTTTGCCGATCTCGTCGCGTGTATACATGCTGCGCCGCCGAGCCCCGAGGCCGCGGCCACGGAGATCGTTCGCTTCGCCCTCGACGCGCCGGAGCGCTATCGCCTGATGAGCGACACCCTGGCCAGCGGCCAGAGCGCAGTGCTCGGGGCCCTCGAGCGCTCGGCGCCCGGCCATGCACAAGCCGTGTGGGCCCTGGCCCACGGCGCCGCGCTCCTTGGCCTGGCCGGGGCCGTCAGCGACCCCGTGCGCTTGGCCGAGCGCGGCGCTCGCGCCCTGGGCGACTACTGA